The sequence below is a genomic window from Anopheles cruzii chromosome 3, idAnoCruzAS_RS32_06, whole genome shotgun sequence.
AGAACGAAATAGTAAACAAGAGGGTCTGTCCGCGCTCCTCGTACGTGAAATCACCGGTTAGCAGATAACAAATTGCCATTTCATTTCCCCGGGCAAAATTATTTCGCATTACTTTATCGTCCAACTTTTCGGGTAAGTGTATTTATAATCTTTGCAAGTTTCATAAACTTCTCGTTCTACGGAAATATTTGCGCGTTTCAGCCATGACAATCATATCGCTTGTGTCGTCGAACAAATGCTTCGGCGGAGTGCAAAAGGTGTACTCGCACCAATCGAAGGAGTTGGCGTGTGAGATGAAGTTTGCCGTGTTCCTGCCGGCATCCACCGAAGATCGTAAACTGCCGGTGCTTTATTGGCTATCGGGACTCGAATGCACCGAAACAAACTTTATACAAAAAGCCGGTGCCCAGCGTTATGCAGCTGAAAACGACTTGATCATTGTCTGCCCGGATACATCGCCACGCAATGTGGACATCCCGGGTCAGGACGATTCGTGGGACTTTGGATCCGGTGCCGGATTCTACGTTGACGCCACTAAAGACCCGTGGTCGAAGCACTACCGTATGTTTAGCTACGTCACACAAGAGCTGATCGACGTGGTCAATAACAACTTCCCGACCCTGGCGGACAAACTTAGCATTTCCGGCCACAGCATGGGTGGCCATGGAGCCCTGATTTGTGCGTTGAAAAACCCCGGCCTTTTCAAATCCGTATCCGCTTTCGCGCCCATTAGCAATCCGTCCAAATGCCCCTGGGGTGAGAAGGCATTTACGGGTTACCTGGGAGCCGACAATAAGGATGAGTGGAAGCAGTGGGACGCCACAGAGCTGGTGGCTAGTTACAACGGACCACCGCTTGAGTTGTACCTCGATCAAGGATCGGCCGATCCGTTTCTGAATGGACAATTGTTGCCGCAAAATCTGGTCGACGCTTGCCGGGCCGCTCAGGTGCCGTGTGTGTTGAATATGCGCGAAGGCTACGACCACGGTTACTTCTACGTCGCCTCGTTCATTGGGGAACACATTGCGTACCATGCTCGCCACTTGCATTAAAACATGGCGTCACAGCGCACAGAAACAGATTGATGAAATAATAAAGCATCAAATTTTATTCTATTTC
It includes:
- the LOC128275090 gene encoding S-formylglutathione hydrolase; translated protein: MTIISLVSSNKCFGGVQKVYSHQSKELACEMKFAVFLPASTEDRKLPVLYWLSGLECTETNFIQKAGAQRYAAENDLIIVCPDTSPRNVDIPGQDDSWDFGSGAGFYVDATKDPWSKHYRMFSYVTQELIDVVNNNFPTLADKLSISGHSMGGHGALICALKNPGLFKSVSAFAPISNPSKCPWGEKAFTGYLGADNKDEWKQWDATELVASYNGPPLELYLDQGSADPFLNGQLLPQNLVDACRAAQVPCVLNMREGYDHGYFYVASFIGEHIAYHARHLH